The Cellulosimicrobium cellulans genome contains the following window.
GGAGCCGAGGGCGTCGGCGCCCTCCTTCGTCTCGCGGTCGAGCACGAGCTCGATGCCCTGGAGCAGACCCCGCCCGCGGACGTCGCCGATCGAGGCGTGGCGGTCCTGGAGGTCGAGCAGCCCGGCGCGCAGGCGGTCGCCGAGCACGCGCACCCGGGCGTCCATCTGCTCGGCCTCCAGCACGTCGAGCACGGTGTTGCCGACCGCCGCGACGAGCGGGTCCGAGACGTGCGTCGTGAAGAAGAGGAAACCGCGCTCGTGCGCGCGTTCCTCGATCTCGGCGCTCGTGACGACCGCGGCGAGGGGCAGGCCGGCACCGAGCGTCTTGGAGATCGTGAGGATGTCGGGGACCACGGGCTCCTCGCCGTCGCGGCCCTCGAACGCGTACCAGGACCCGGTCCGGCACAGCGCCGTCTGCGCCTCGTCGAGGATGAGGAGCATCCCGCGCTCGTGGCACTTGTCGCGCAGCGCCGCGAGGTAGCCGGGCGGCAGCTCGACGATCCCGCCCGAGCTGAGGATCGGCTCGACGATGCACGCCGCGAGGCTCCCCGTGGACTGCACGTCGACGAGGTCGAACGCGAGGTCGAGCTGGCGGCGCCAGTCGTGCGCGCCGTCGGGCGTGAGGTGGTCGGGACGGTACGCGTTCGGCACGGGGACGACGAGGTTGCCGGGCGCGGTCGGGCCGTACCCGCGGCGTCCGGTGCTGTACGTCGCGGCGGCCGCGGCGTGCGTCATGCCGTGCCACGACCCGGCGAGCGAGACGACCTCGTGCCGACCCGTGACGAGCTTGGCCATCCGGATCGCGGCCTCGTTGGACTCGGCGCCCGTCGTGAGGAGCAGGACCTTCTCGAGCGGGTCGGGCAGCGTGCCCGCGATCCGGCGCGCGAGGTCGACGACCGGGCGCGAGAGCATCCCGGAGAAGAGGTGGTCGAGCGTGCCGATCTGGCTCCGGACCGTCTCGACGATCGCCGGGTGGCTGTGCCCGAGGATCGCGCTCATTTGGCCCGACGTGAAGTCGAGGACCCGCCGCCCGTCGGCCGTCGTGACGAAGCTGCCCGACGCGCTCTCGACGATCTCCGGGGTGAACGGCCCGCCGTAGCGCACGAGGTGCCGGTCGGCGTCGGACCAGAACGTCGCGGCGTCCGGGGTCGTCGGGGCGAGGGCGGGGGACGGAAGGACGGCCATCCTCCGAGCGTAGGGACGCAGCTCTGTGCGCGTACAGCACGAGTTCTCGTACAGTCTGTGCGGAGAACCCGCACAAGCGGCCGCGACCACATGGAACGGAGGACCGCGTGCTCAACGCCGCCCGGCTCCAGATCCTCGCCCGGCTCGAGAACCTCGGGACCGTGCGCGCGGTGGGCGCGTCCCTGCACCTGAGCCCGTCCGCGGTGTCCGCGCAGCTCGCGGCGCTCGAGGCCGAGACCGGGTCGCGCCTCGTCGAGCGGACCGGGCGGAGGGTGCACCTCACGCCCGCGGGGCGCACCCTCGCGCGGCACGCCCGCGTCATCCTCGACCAGATGGCGCTCGCGGAGGCGGAGCTCGCCCACCCCGACGGTCAGCCCGCCGGGGTCGTGCGCGTCGCGGCGTTCTCGAGCGGCGTCCGGACCCTCGTGATCCCCCTCGCGCGGCGGCTGGTCGTCGAGCACCCGCGGGTGCAGGTCGAGGTCGTCGAGCTCGACCCCCGCGAGAGCTGGCCCGCGCTCCGCCGCGCGGACGTCGACGTCGCCGTGACCGCGGACCTGCTCGACGGCGCGCGGCTCGCCGGGCCCGACGTCGCGACCGTCCCGCTGCTCGAGGACCCGGTCGTCCTCGTCGCGCCGTCGGGTGCGCCGTCGCACTCGTCGGAGGGGACGGTGGCGGGGGAGGGGCCGGTCGACCTTGCCGGTCTCGCCGACGCGCGGTGGGCGGCGGACCTGCCCGGCCGGTAC
Protein-coding sequences here:
- a CDS encoding aspartate aminotransferase family protein; translation: MAVLPSPALAPTTPDAATFWSDADRHLVRYGGPFTPEIVESASGSFVTTADGRRVLDFTSGQMSAILGHSHPAIVETVRSQIGTLDHLFSGMLSRPVVDLARRIAGTLPDPLEKVLLLTTGAESNEAAIRMAKLVTGRHEVVSLAGSWHGMTHAAAAATYSTGRRGYGPTAPGNLVVPVPNAYRPDHLTPDGAHDWRRQLDLAFDLVDVQSTGSLAACIVEPILSSGGIVELPPGYLAALRDKCHERGMLLILDEAQTALCRTGSWYAFEGRDGEEPVVPDILTISKTLGAGLPLAAVVTSAEIEERAHERGFLFFTTHVSDPLVAAVGNTVLDVLEAEQMDARVRVLGDRLRAGLLDLQDRHASIGDVRGRGLLQGIELVLDRETKEGADALGSLVTRRSLDLGLHMNVVQLRGMGGVFRIAPPLTVSEEELDLGLDLLDRALGEAERELLG
- a CDS encoding LysR family transcriptional regulator — translated: MLNAARLQILARLENLGTVRAVGASLHLSPSAVSAQLAALEAETGSRLVERTGRRVHLTPAGRTLARHARVILDQMALAEAELAHPDGQPAGVVRVAAFSSGVRTLVIPLARRLVVEHPRVQVEVVELDPRESWPALRRADVDVAVTADLLDGARLAGPDVATVPLLEDPVVLVAPSGAPSHSSEGTVAGEGPVDLAGLADARWAADLPGRYLSTLVESACRDAGFEPRVVARLPSYELLLAHVEAGLSVALLPGLAVDPRYDVVARPLRAPRTRPVYAAVRRGAPPTAATGVVLAGLRRVAADARVAGGAAPAPPPR